aGAAATATAAACTACAACCTCTAGAGTTAAATCTTAAACCTTATACTCTCTCACTCATATGTTTATCCGTTCTTAGTACTTGAGTAAAAAATCCGCaaacaattttaattaataattactgACGCAACCCAAGTGGCTTACGATCATAATGCCGTGCCGAAGGGGCCAAGCGTGACAATGCTGGGAAAActtaaagaaatattttttgATAAAACAATTAAGAACATCCCTTCACATTCCGCAAAGCAAAGtgaagtaacaaaaaaaattaaaatagaatagaaaatttcaattttagtAACAATCTAAAAATTGACCTCGCTCTAGTCTCTACTGTAGCTTAAAACTTTGTCGTAGAGCTGTTTTGAACTTGGCAGTGACcgtaaataaaaaatacacatGAACTGGGCGGGACACCTATACAAGTGAAAGAACGGcgacacaattatcagaagaacgaagtaaatgataaaggtaggcgacgaagcaacgtataaagacatttcgactcaacttacttaagcctcatgtcttgagggcatgtggactgggctggatataagtatcccttattcccgcccaaatcaagcatttagatgaacgaaagcagccatggcgggattatggaacaacgtcgaagcccgcccgtcttctggatgggtccacgcgccagctggaagattcctttagttttgtcttatatgtatagaggcttgggccccggttgtcaagcccaagtacagtgacagtccatgttatgatcattccctctataaaaggagaggtcaaccccttgtaaaaagtaccttttaaacatttaatgagaatattccttttgtgatatttttagtactctactagggtttactttttgtcagtttccgacgtcagaactccctagtacggaacaaCACACATGCCCAACCATTTTAGAAACCGAATCATATACTTCCCCCATGTGTGTAATTATTACAGTTCATGGTGCAAAACCAGATACTTGAGCACAGTTAAAGTTGAACTGGTCATACGATTACTAGGCACGCGTATACAGTGACAATAGCATTaattaaacaataaacaaagtaaaaaaaaatacgtAGGTTTATACGGTCTACGAAGCGTACCTCGTTACGCGCGCAATTGAGATGCTGAACCACAACCGCCACCATCTCATTCCCATCGAAGCAGTTCTTaacaaccttcatcttcttccaccGATCCTGAACAACCAATCTCTGCCGCAAAATTCCAACGATCCCCGCCATCTCGTCCGTCCGAACCTCCTCCGGAGCATCATACCCGTACACCGGCGGCGCTGGTGCGTCATCGCCGGGGAGATTCTCCGCCACCAGCTCCGCCACCTTCTGTTCAAACTCGCCGTTGTTTCGTAAAGTGTTCAGCTCCACCAAACCTCCAATCAGCTTCTCGTTGAAGAAAATCTGCGGCACCGTAGCGCTTCCTGTTCTCTCTCGCAGCTCCTTCTCCCTCTCTCTGTACACGTCGACGTTGATCTCCACGAACTTGAGTCGTTTCTCCCTGAAGAATCTCCGCACCGCCGTGCAGTCCCGGCAACCGGACCTCGAGAAGAAGCTGATCCGCCCTTTCACCGTAGGTTCCTCCTCCTCCGGTTTCACCTGCACCACGACCTTGACGCCGGCGAGGCTAAACTCCGTCACTTCCGGCTCTTTCTTCTTCGCCTCGTCATCCTCCTCCTGCCGGAAGGATGAGACTCGCTTTGTGATCGCTGCTGACAAGTCGTTGCTCCGCTGGCGCAGGTAGCTTCCGATGGACGGCatggtggcggcggcggagaAGGTTGGCGGAGCGTCGGAGATTATGGTGGCTCTGAAAAACTCCGGTGGCACCGGAATCGGGAGAAGTAAATGGGGCTGAACGATTACTGGTTTGACATCGCAATCAGCATGAATTCCAACCCCGTAACTAACTGGTTTGTTAGTAACGGCTTCATAACTGTTAGCGCGATTTTCGGGTGAATCAATATCACAGTGAAGTTGGTTATCGGGTTGGTCCGTTTGCGTTGGCTTCTCGTTTTCTGTGAATTCCCCTTCAGAACCCATTATGGTGATGAAATGGAAAGAGAAGATAAGGAAGGAGAAGGAGTTATTATAGGGAGCTTAGAAATTAATTAGAAATTTGAAATGATCAAAATATATGAGATCATACAATCATATTAACAAGGGTAGTCCCGTCCTAAGACTAAGTGCAATGGATGTTGAAAAtttttgtttagagttgtttaGATGGTGCAATGGTTGTTGAAGGATGTTGAGAGTGATGTggaggagagagagaggggagaAATGTTGAGGAAGCTCAACATTGTTGAGAGTCGTCCGGGACGCCACATGGCGCCATCTGAGTGGCCTCCGTCAGGCGCGTGGAGTGCACGGccagacaaggcgcgtgacgcgcctgggaagagagagaaaaagtcaGATTCTGCAGGGGGAACGCCACGTGTCTTAATCTGAATGGGTCGCCGGATTTCTTTTATCCTTTTCTTTTGAACTtaattatttcataaaaaaaaaattctgaatttttttttttaccaaaattcatgattttttttctctctataaatagagacttggttcgtttgatttggacacagaaaaaaaaaccaagttttttcactctcttattatctctctcaccatcttactATCCTTCTATTAgcttttgttttgaaatggatcacaacaatcaccatttaatttgttaagtgtttattgtttaatttaatttaaaacaataattgtaattttatgtaaataataaaaacaaaaatataaaattatataaaaatatgaaataaaaaagtggtggggtagggtgagtggtggggtagggtgttgagagagaaaaccattggagtgggtaattgttgtgagtgtgttgaattggagagagatgatgatgtggagtgttgggaagagaaaaagtggtgttgagaAGGGGTAAATTGTTGAGACCATTGTACATGGTCtaacaggaaaaaaaatcatattaaaatAGTATTCAAATGTTATATTCGCCCCTTacatttgtatattttcttCCTCACTTGGTCATTATTAATTTTACTTCGTGTATGGAACATTTACTCCCTTACTTATTTTTTTTGGCTTCGTACTTGAGTTTAGGACATCaactaaatatttaaagagCTTAGTTACCTACTAATTGTTGTTGGTGGAAGATGTCAAATAGTGAAAGAGATAATCGAGAATCTTTTTGTTAAAATATAATGTAAAAAGTTCAGAGTCCAATCCTTGCCGCACCCTATTCttataataaaaagttgaatttcaacaCATGATATGTGATCTTGTGCATTacccacgcttcaagcccataTGGCTCTGGGTGTGAcagcgtgttagaatataacaTAGAACCAAAATTGGTTTTGTTGCGATGATAAAGGCGGTTGGGTACTCGGGTTGTTGGTTTTGCTGCGTTTGAGCTAGGTGTGAGTCCCTAGAGGATATGGCTTTACAAAAGAGTTTGTTGCCTGCCGTAACTTGGAACCGAGGTTACAGATAAATCATCTGTGAAACTGATTGTGGAGAGCTACAAGTAGCTACCTTGGAGGATCCAGACAATGCGTGCTTCTTCCTGGTGGCTCAGGAGATTAATGACATGATGGCGAAGGATTGACTGGTGTCTCTACGACATATCCCACGTGAATGTAAGGCTCGAGGGGTTTGCACTGTTAAGTTTGGAGCCCGTTCGTTTGCTATAGGGATAAGTATCTTGGATGTTCGCTTCTTTGAGTTGGAGACTCTaatattagagcatctccaatggagtccttattttgagatcttaaaataagattcggatcttattagatccaacCATTGAagctatcctacatggcatgagatcttagcttttgcaagctaagatccgtgcctGAGCTCAATTACTCTCAAATctgggatcttaaataaaataatatttttttctctctcattcaataccaaaaccaaagtgaaaaatagTGAGGGAAATaaatagtataaatatattggTACAGTGGGTtcagtcaaaagtaaaataagatctcaaccactagagtgaaatgtgcatgGGGAACTcatgagtgtcttaaatcctatgtggcagtaTGAGCCCACAAAAAGTGAattaagtcccaaaataaaaTCCCATATCTATTCCTAGTTTAATTTCTTATTTGCTTTATTGTAATTTTGTGatgaatatatataaaaagtCATATAGCCTATACAATAAAGAACTCTTGGAAGTTGGAACATTTCTTATGAGGGGGAGAATAAATCCTTCTCTTTTGAGCTCTGACTTATTTTTACATATATATCTAATATTAATTCAGATACAACTAAATGGAAATATATAATCTATATGAAGGTGGTGCACCTGTAAGAAGGATTCTTATATAAGATTCAGAAGCCTCGTAAAAATGTAGCTTCACATCAAAAGTGATTCTAgcatcaaaattgattttggaaagaaaaatctAAAGAAAATAACTTTGTAAGGAATTAAATTTGCAGGCATTTAAAAATGATTATAGTGACTGAAACTCAAATCCAAGCATCAGTTACGTGTGAAGTAGATTTAAAATTGAGTTTTAGAGTGACCAAAGGGCTCAAAGTGCCTTTTGTTGATGATATTACTTAttatactttcaaaaaaaaaatgatattacttattatacaaaataattaaaaagaaattcTAAATTGACTTTCAAAATATTATCTCGAAACACAATCAGTGAtgcttattttcttcttttatgaaattttgtcagttaaataatatattttaaaaattttcaaCAATTACTTTTTTTTACACCAGAAAGATAAATAACACCCACAATAAATCGATCCCGCCTTCATACTCAACTCATATGTGCCCAGCTtctaccacttgaactatcatacGAGGACTTTACAACAGTTagttaaattttgaaaaatatttgaattaaaaatcatataaagaaactaaacaaaacAGGTACCGTGtgaaaaaagaaactaaaaatgCCATATGCTGGTGTAAGCtacatgtatgtatgtatgtatatatgaTATCCATTTAATGTTTAATGATTTATGATTTATTCCAACACGCAAATTAAAATGGATGGAACACGCACGCAGGGAAGAGAGGGACAGGCGCGGCATGAAGGAAGCAGCTAGTGATGCCGGCACCCACCCACCCAGTGACCCAACAACAAAAATATCACCAGGGGATAATATTGACCAAAATGAcctttttgtaatttgtttttctttaagcAGCTTATGTGCGTCAACATCAATAGTTATTAATTCCTTCATTACGgatacttacattaaataatagggttaatcgtctacttggtccctgtttttgtctcgccgtctgaaattagtcccttcccggaaaatttacaaatctaggtcctctcgtttgcaataagtttggagcaggtcctcgtcggagcccggagctccgacgagtgatgaaGTGGCACGCTGACTGTGTTAATAatgcttacgtggatttaaacaaaattaaaaaataaataacaagtcatatttattaatcaaatTAACTAATAATAAATCTATTAACAAATCAAAtcctaatctaattaacaaaatcaatttccccaaataaaaaaattcctaAATCAATTTGGGATTTATCAGAAGCATACCCACCCAGAAAATCAACCATAACCCAGAAAAACATACCCACCCATCAAGATTCTTCTTTATCAATTAATCTCTCCACTCACAAATATTTCTCCCTCCACCGTCCACCCCTTATTTTTCATTCTCTTCCTTCTTTCTCAAACCTCAAGATTGCCTCACCCACACATGCTCTTCTTTCATTGATTTTCCTTCTATCTCCAAGAAAACCGAGACATCTCCAACCTCCCTcacccttcatcttcttcctctcaacaaatCAGAAACCCAGAACCACCGAAACTCGCGCCTGCATGCCCACACCACCACCTCCGTCCTCCACCGCCAAGATCCACACACGGTTTCTAGATCTGAGCATCGATCTGTGAATCGTCTTTGTGTTTTTGTCCTAAGCGATTTGTTCTAGGTCCTTTCAGAGTTGCGAATCGTCTTCCACCGCCCAGTTCTGTTGCTGCATAATTTGGAGGAGCTCTTGGGGTGGCGGCGTTGGTTGTCCTGGGTGCGCATGATGGCGGACATGAGGGAGTTAGA
This portion of the Lotus japonicus ecotype B-129 chromosome 3, LjGifu_v1.2 genome encodes:
- the LOC130746001 gene encoding uncharacterized protein LOC130746001, producing MGSEGEFTENEKPTQTDQPDNQLHCDIDSPENRANSYEAVTNKPVSYGVGIHADCDVKPVIVQPHLLLPIPVPPEFFRATIISDAPPTFSAAATMPSIGSYLRQRSNDLSAAITKRVSSFRQEEDDEAKKKEPEVTEFSLAGVKVVVQVKPEEEEPTVKGRISFFSRSGCRDCTAVRRFFREKRLKFVEINVDVYREREKELRERTGSATVPQIFFNEKLIGGLVELNTLRNNGEFEQKVAELVAENLPGDDAPAPPVYGYDAPEEVRTDEMAGIVGILRQRLVVQDRWKKMKVVKNCFDGNEMVAVVVQHLNCARNEAIEIGRRLSRKHFIHHVFGENDFEEGNHLYRFLEQEPFIPRCYNFCGATKDSEPKPVAEICERLTKIMSAILESYASDDRQHVDYEAISKSEEFRRYVNLTQDLQRVNLLELSENDKLAFFLNLYNAMVIHAVIRVGCPESLIDRRSFFNDFLYLVGGHPYSLTDIKNGVLRCNRRTPYSLLKPFSAGDRRLEVALVKLNPLFHFGLCNGTKSSPNVRFFSSDRVVDELRGAAREFFEKDGFEVDLEKRTVYLTRIFNLFSGDFGTEKDILKWIINYSDPNKAGLLTHLLGDGGPVNISYQNFDWSINS